A stretch of DNA from Coccidioides posadasii str. Silveira chromosome 1, complete sequence:
AGATCATGTGCCTACAATTAGGGCACATTACGTCTCCCCCCATACATATAATTCTTTGGTTGAGTACAGGGCATGGACTGAAGGACACATAAATTCCATTCAAAATATAACTGCCTGCATTACCCCACAGTATCCACAGTACTCAAAACAGCTACAAGCAAGATTGTGGAAAAGGCAAGTAAACAAAAGAATCGCCTGTTTCATTGCAGCATTCAAGCGATCTCTCATGCTGGAGTGACCAGATCTTACAATCCCTAAAGTCTGTTCGTGTGAAACTACTGAGCAGGTAGTTTCTGGCCCCCGGGAACAAGACGTTGAAAGACACCTTTGGGGTCATATTTCTTTGCTACCTCATGCAGTTTCGCCACGTTCTCATCTCCATAGCTGGCAATAGCTGGCTGGTCATATGCGGAGAATGTAAGCATGCTGCTCATTGGGCGATTAGCTTTCTTTATCCATATTATTACTACAGTCTCGTTCGAGACATGAATTTCATTCAATTGTCCTTACATAAGTGGATGAAGCACTTTGCGGCTTTTAGCAAACTCAATCATCGACTCGACGAATTCTTTGTGCGCAGGGAAAACATCGGGGGCGTCCTCAGGATTGTTAAACGTCACACCGAAGTAGATGACTGCAGGGTTGTGTCAGCTCCAAGATCAGTTCCATGCGAGTTCATGCCACAGATATGTTTTCTTGGATGAAGAATATATGATAAGATACTTACTTCCCAACGTTTTATCCTGCGGGCCCTTTTCCAAGCCGAGCGCATTTCCACCCTTCTTTACTCCTTCTTCGATTTGTCGGGGAGTGATTGGCATCTTCGCATGGCTTCCGAAAAATCCAGGcacatctttatacttttGGAGCCACTGACGATATTTGAACCAGACATCCTTGTAAAATTGCTCATCAGCGTATACTGTGAACACTCGCTGCTCCTGGCTATATTCCACGTGGTTAGCTAACCTGGATGGAGGTGGTTGAATCTCATTTGGAAGAAGTGTCACGATAGACGAGCAAAGGTAAACGTGACTTGACTTACACAAGTCCATTTGGAAATCCGTCGTTAAGCTCAGTAGCTAGATCACCGTAGGTTCTTCTCTTGAGAGTGCTCTTTGAATGTGGAACTTTGAGCCATGGCTGCATGATCTCTGGGAGCTCGTCTACCGCATCGTTATACGCAACCAGGATCGTGGCAGAGGTCTCATTGGCGTTGCCATCGAAAGCATATTGAGGAAGGGCGTGCGTGTTGACATCGTCCACCGCCTGATGAACATGGTAGTCGTAGATAACATCAGCAAGCTGGTCGAGGGATGTTTCAGGGTAGGTAACTTGGCCGCCGTAGAGACCAGTGGTCTTGAATATAGACAAGTCATAATGTGTAACGACGCCAAAGTTGTTATTGCCGCCCTTGAGCGCCCAAAAGAGGTCAGGGTTGCTAGTTGCACTTGCGTTAACAACTTCACCACTGGCAATAACAACCTCATAGTTCAAAATGTTGTCAATCATCAGACCCTCACGGtttgagaagaatgagaCACCAGCACCGACCCCCATCCCCAAGCCAACTTTGGAGAACCTTCCGATGACAGCTCCGACATTGTGAGGATCCAGTGCCTCAAAAACATTACCAAGTGGCTGCCCGGCTCCAACACGGATGTAATTATCTTCAAGGTGAACGTCTGACGAATTCAACCAAGCTAACGACATCATGATGCCATCATGGATATTAGCAGCTCCTGGGATGGCGCTATGTCCGGCCCCTTTGACGGCAAACTTGCATTCGTTTTCCCCGAGGAGGGTGACTGCCTCAGAAACACGGGCTGTTGTGTCTGGGAGAAAGACACAGTTTGGATCCAAAACTGCAGTCGAGGCTATATTTTGTTCAGATCTCAGGTTATACAAATGGCACGGGGAAGGAACTAACACCAGTAGTCCTTATTTTCAAATTCCCAAGTTGAAGATCCACTAGCGAAGACATTCTTTGGAAGCGCTTTGGAGAGGATCGAACACTGCGTAGGGGATAGTTAGCCATACGGCTACAGACTTCGCTAGGACCTATACTCACACATTCTTGGGGTGGTGCCGCTCTCACAAGAGAAGCGAAGGCGCCACAAGCGACAGTGGCGATAAGAGTAGAAGAAATCATTCCGTAAAACAGTCTGAccaaaagaaaacagatttGCATATACGTTTTGTATATACTCTAGTTTGAGTAAACAGATAGAAGTATTTCCAACGACACAACAAGGAGAGCCACCCAGCTACCTACATATATAACAGGGACAAACGCGAAATGCGAGATTGTTTGGCAGCTGAGGACCGGTTTCAAGGTCAGCTGGCGCACGGTACGCCCTGTGTATACGACCAAAGAGAACATATGCGCAAAATATAAGCCCTATCCATGAGCCACACGCGCCTTTGCCAGGGACATGGCCTGGATTCGATGGGCTGTTAAAATTGAAGATCCAACTAGAACTTTGGGACATTCTGCTTGCGTAAATATAACTCCGTATATGTGCCTGGTTGATGGGTCGCGCAAGCTCGTCATCCGCATTGGATAGCTTCACGCTGCCGAGAAGCCTTGCAGGGAAGAGGGCAAGTTTCTGGAACGCGGTGGCTGACAGAAAACGAGGGTAAGTAGATCCTTTCCACAAGCGAATTGCTATGACACCGAGCAAGTAAGGTTAAGGTTGCTTGCGTATTGCTTTTGCAGCTGTTATAGCTGAGTTCAAGCACTCGAACACGTTTCTGAAGCGAAGAGAATGGAGCGGAAGAAACGGATTGTGGCCCATCTACGGAGCACAAAGTGCTGGTTGAAGATGTGATCCAGATTGCCTCGCCATAAAGATTTCGATAATTCGAGGTGGAAGGCTTGATAATAGGTATACTGTTTCGTCAATCGTTTCCGATGTTGTCTTGTCTTGCAGAATCATAAGCCACTTGATACATTCCTGACCGATGCACATGCATAATATCCGGCTGTTGAATCAAAGTAGGGAAGATAGCCATTTTTGGCAACACTCTGTTTGAAACTCTCAGGCATGGAGTGGGAAAGATGTTTTTCTCCGCTATCAAAGCTACCCAACGTCCATAAGCTCTCGGATGGCGGGCTTTTCCCTTAGATCCGGTTTCGCAATCCTTGTCACTCCACGACATTGAGGACTTTATCCTGCAAGATCTGAGTAAAAAGGTTGCTGCAATACCGGAGATTATAGTTGTTGATTGGTGAATGGGTGCTCATCATCAGACTTTCCAGGCAGCGTCATTCTTGATACGAGGGACGGCAGCGGGCGGAAGAACCGTTGCCTCATACGAGCCCTAAGCTCATACGTAGTCCGGGGACCTCCGGACAGATGTCACAGAGGAACTCACTCTTCACTGCTGGAAAGGAATGCTGGGTGCAGGAGTAAGAAGAGCTCAAGCCCAAGTTAACCATACCGCCACAACAGGAGAGCGATGAGATGCCGGCTATCTTGGCACAGGGGTCACCTGGAGCGAGACCTCTTAGGGATGTTCTCTCTTTGCTTAATGATAACACTTGAGCTCCATTTTTGGATCTCACGAAAGGTCACGTCACCTTGCATAATAGTCCTGGGGCCAGCTTGTTGTGGCCAAGAGACGAAGACCCCAAGTTGCTGGTAAGGGTCTGCATTTGGCAGTGATGAACCAGATCCGAAGATGCAGAAGGGCGGGGCGGGGCTGGGAAGAAGGAGCTGGAGCTGTTGATCCGATGAACAGTGGCGGCAGGGTTGCCCCCTTGGCAAACGGGCGGAAGAAACAAATTGATTCtaccccgtactccgtagtacGGAGGAGTTGAATGGTCTGGACTGATTGGTGCTTGGCTTCTAAATATTCCTTTACTCTGAGTGGTCAGGAAGTGCCTACAGACCCACTGAACTCAGCTATAATTGTTGCAAACCTAAATTCGTGGAAGCTTATTGGCCTTGGAGCTGGGTCTTGGCGACGGAATCACGGAGTCACATGATTTAGAGCGTTTCGGGAGGCGGAGAAATATAAAGACCGGCATTCCGGATTAGGTCCATCTCCATTGCTTGCATCTGATCTAGCGGATCCCGCCTTGGGTACTCTAGACGTTTAGCTCCTCCATATATGGCCTCTAGGCCCAGCATTTCTTTTGCATTGAACTGGAGAGGACAAATGATTTAAATGCACATATCCTATGAGGCGGAAAGCTGGGGATATGAATAATGGCAATGTCGTCAAATGGTAGAACTTCCTCCTTGCAAGGTACCAATCCCTCAGCGTTGACTACCTTGGGGTAATTGCAAATAGAAAGTATGGCGTGGCTGAATTACATTCGAAATGTACACTTTCCAaatccatgtgaattgtgaGGATACGTTGCGTGGACCCGGAGCCCTTATGAGTCTTCCCGTATCCCGGTTAAGAAAGGAGGCTCTATGGACGAATTAATGTAGGGCCGATATACAAAGTCTGTAGTACGTCGTATGGCGAATACATTCATTTCAGTATGTGTGATGAGCCGCCTTTCTAAGTTGTTGTTTCTTGTGATGTTACTCTCCAGGGAGGTTCAAGGCGCATTCGGACACAATAGCTGAAGACCCTGTGCTGAAAGAATTTTTCTGAGTAGAAGACCACTTATCAGCGTGATTTGCTCTCCACTAATTGAATGTATAATATAGTTGTTGGGTCTCTGTTTTATTTGAATTCGAGTGGCAAGGAACTCAGGGGAAATTGCAAGGTAGAAACCTTCGGCCTGGTAATTATGCCGTGTACAGAGTAAAGAGTACCTGaccactactccgtactgatCTACGTTATGTAGAGCATGTTCAGACTGCCATGTGCCACTGAAAAGACTGGTAGATGCGCCTGTTGTTGATTGGCAGTCTGTTGCTCGTTGGCTGCATCTTCCACTAAGGAACCTCGGCATCGGAAGTCCAAAAGCCTGACTACCGAATTAAGCTTTCCACCCGCATTTCGTCCATCTCACCTCCGGCTCTCCCTCTCGAAGCTCCAACCCCCAAGGTTCTTTTTTCGTGGCTTCTTGATCTGTATCGTTTCCTTGAAAATTTCATTACATTTGCCGATTCAGGGCGCGATACGGCCTGCTAAGCTGGTGTATGAGGCCAATAGACACGATGGGGCGGGAATTGCACCATGTGCCAGAATCGCAAAAGGACCGGCGGAGGAAGACCCGTTTCTTGCGACAACCGACGAACAGGAAACCACTTTCGGGCCGTTTAATTCTTGATCATAGAATAAAAGGCGATATTGGTGTGCTTTCCGATGATTTGGTTCTTGACCTTTTCCCTCACTTGAATACAAGCGGTACGTTTTGGGCAACCTGTGTGCAGTTTTGTGGAGATCAGGGGACTGGAAATTCTGACATTGATTCGTGAATCCAAATGCAGGAAATATTCCCGATACATTATACGTGGCTGTGGCTCCATGGATACCGCGATTTTCTGCGGTCGAGGATATCACTTGGACAATCATCCCGGTTCGCACCCAGTTCAACGATAAGTCAAAGGCTGCTACCACGATATCGCATTCGACTGTGCATTTTCCAGTCACTGGAAATTCCATTCAGTCCTTTCTCCAAGCTTTGCAGACTGTTGACCCGCCGAGAAACTCGCTCCTTGCACATCGTGGAATCGAAATTTACATTTTGGACGTTGCCCCTCTTCATCTTGATACTGTCTATGTAACGGTTGAGAAAAATCTATTGCGCGATTTTGATGAAGTGCAAAGCCGATTCGGCGGCGGATTCAATGGTGAAAGTGGTCGTCTATGGACAAAAGGGAAAGCGAACTCGCTTGTCCCAGTTCGAGTAGCGGAAACGAACTCAAAAGAGGCACGAACGGAGAGAGAAGAACGGCTGATGGCCGCTGTTAGAGGAGCACTGTCTGCTCAGAAGATTCTACACGCGGGTGATGTTATGCCGCTTCCCTTGCCTCCTCACCCAATCACCCATAACCCTCTTCCTCCAGCGAGAATATCCTTCTGTGAGCCCGTTTCGCAGGGCTTTCTGGTCCCCACAACCAAAGTTGTGCTCATCCAAAGTCGGTCGCAGCAGCAATCTCGGACTACTAAAGGCTTAACATCCCCCCGATTTAACCTTCTAAATCAGGTCGCGGAAGATGAAGGGGAAGACACAAATGAGCAATTTTACTCCGCGGCTGAGGACAGGCCAGTAGAGAGTGGCACGGATTTCGAAAGCGCAAGTCCACCAGACGAGTCAGATACGGATGCATCTGTTCATAGTCTAAGTGAAATGTCTGATGATTCATTGGATGACATGATTTCGCTGGCCGCTCCTGAGTTGCCTCAGCAGCCCTCTGGGGTGATGTCGGTCTTGTCATCAGCGACTCCTCGACCGGGCGGAAAGCGATACGATGTCCACACTCCGGGATCGGTTCTCTCTGGCTTTACATCCGGTACTGCACGCCAGGGAAGACTCGGAGGGAAAGTTTTCCGTGCGGAATGCCTTTTGGACAAAATTTCGAACGAGATTCTCCACCCAAAACCACGAGATGACGATGACATAGAGGCATTTGTGTTCGTCGATGTGCAGGCTCTTGTGAAAATTGGCTGCTTTTCTGGGGATTGGGTTCGAATTGAAGCTTCTGGGGAGCCCCAGCGCAATATGCTCGCCTCCTTGAAGTTTGGAAGTCTGAATGGATTGGGAGAAACCGGAGAATCCGACGACTGGAGGATCGCGAAAGTCTACGGAATTTCGGGGCTTTCACCACCCAAATTGCGCTACTCGATAAACCACGATAGACGATCAAGCATCTCACACATGCCCTCTCATAGTTTGACACCTACCGTTTTGGTTCCACCTATTCTGCTTCATAACATGCAGAATCCTAAATATCTGAAATTATCACCACTGCCCACGCATACGCCTCACCAACCTCATACAGCCTCGCGGCTTGGTCCAAGCCAGCAAAAAGGTGGTTCCACCAAGGCACCTCCGGTCGCTAAAGAAGTTACGTTGTTAAAGATTTCGACACCGCTCTCTATGAATAGAGCATTACAGCCTGCACTTTTCGGGGCTCTAAAGCGCCATTTCGAATTGAAACGACGCTTAGTCAAGAGCGGTGATATTGTCGGCATTAGTGTGGACGAGGGATTGGGAAAAACCATCTTCTCAACGAGCAAGTCACCCGAAGCTGCTGGTCAGGATGAGGAATTAATGGCGCAACTTGAATTTTCCTCTGATTCTGCCTCTTGTACACCAAGCGGAGCAAAGAAAATTGGAGTTGCTTG
This window harbors:
- a CDS encoding uncharacterized protein (CAZy:AA7~SECRETED:SignalP(1-21)~EggNog:ENOG410PKB3~COG:C), with amino-acid sequence MISSTLIATVACGAFASLVRAAPPQECCSILSKALPKNVFASGSSTWEFENKDYWSSTAVLDPNCVFLPDTTARVSEAVTLLGENECKFAVKGAGHSAIPGAANIHDGIMMSLAWLNSSDVHLEDNYIRVGAGQPLGNVFEALDPHNVGAVIGRFSKVGLGMGVGAGVSFFSNREGLMIDNILNYEVVIASGEVVNASATSNPDLFWALKGGNNNFGVVTHYDLSIFKTTGLYGGQVTYPETSLDQLADVIYDYHVHQAVDDVNTHALPQYAFDGNANETSATILVAYNDAVDELPEIMQPWLKVPHSKSTLKRRTYGDLATELNDGFPNGLVQEQRVFTVYADEQFYKDVWFKYRQWLQKYKDVPGFFGSHAKMPITPRQIEEGVKKGGNALGLEKGPQDKTLGIIYFGVTFNNPEDAPDVFPAHKEFVESMIEFAKSRKVLHPLIMLTFSAYDQPAIASYGDENVAKLHEVAKKYDPKGVFQRLVPGGQKLPAQ